DNA from Methanospirillum lacunae:
ACACCATCAGTATTCCTATGTCGAACCCGTTGCAACATCGCTGTTCACAGTTCGGGCTCCCATTAAACAGCCTCTTACGTTGTGTTCAAAGGGATATATACTTTTGTATATGTCCTCTCGAACTTACATTCGAGCCATTTGCCACGTTCGTGATGAGCGTGGGATAATAAAGTTGCATCATATTCTATATATTATTTTTTATTTCTTCTTCACATAGTAATTCATTAATTATCAACATGATAATCTAGAATTAACAGTCCGTCTGCTCTTGCGGTGAGAAAAAGGAGTTGGTGTGCTGACAGAAGATTTTGATTTTCGGGATAACTCATCTGATTCTGAAGAGATCATTCGTGCAAGACTTCCGAACGAGCGCAATCGGGAGATATTCGCCATTGCCGAATTAATGATGGGTGCAAATCACATCAGGGTGAAGTGCGTGGATGGAGTATCCCGGCTTGGCAGGATTAAAGGAAAGATTAAGAAAAAAGTCTGGATACGTGAGGGTGATATTCTGATAGTAATACCCTGGAATTTTCAGGATGACAAAGCAGATATCATCTATCGGTATACTCGCCCTCAGGTAGAGTGGCTGAAGAAAAATGGCTATTTGTAACCACTTTTTCGTGTAATTTTTTTCTTCCTTACAAATATTACTTCCATCATCCAGTGCAATTTATTTGGTTATAATTAAAAATTATTTAATGTGAGTGTGATTGAAACCTTCCAACTGTAAAAAAACAAATGCGGCACATATCTCTTTTGTAAAACCCATCAAACATATACGAAGTCCATGAATATTGATACACCAACAAAACCCCCTTCTGGTGGTCCTACTAAAGATGAAATTCTTGCAATTTCTCTTTTCAAACTAAATCTGTCTCCTTGTGATATCTTTGCTGATCTTGGCTGTGGTACTGGCAGGATATCGCGGGAAGTAGCACCTCTGGTGAAACAGGTCCTAGCTGTAGATAAGCGGGCTGAAGCTTGCAAATGGACTGAAAAGGAAGCACATGCGAGCGGAATCTCAAATATGTCAGTATTCAATGATGATAATAGAACATTTCTTTCAACGATTGATCATCTGGATAGTGCCTTTGTCGGGGGTTCACAGGGGCTTGAGGAAGTAATAGATGCTCTAGCAAAACTTAAGGTTAGATCTTTGGTGATTAATGCAGTGATGCTTGAAACTGCCAATACTGCAGTCTCTTATCTGAAAAAACATGGCATGTTCAGGGAGATAATTATGGCACAGATCTCGAGAAGTTACTCAATTGGGTCAGGGATAATGTTCAAACCAATAGATCCAGTCTTTATTATCTGTGGAGGTTTCTGATGCTGACAGCAGTCGGACTAGGTCCTGGAGATCCTGAATTACTCACATTATCAGCAGTACGTCACTTAAGAGAGGCTGATCGTGTTTTTGTTCCCGGTGGTATTGCCAGAAATCTGGTGGAACCTTATTGCACCCCGGTTGAATTGTCATTCCCGATGAGTCATGATGAAACAGCGATCTCAAAGCAGATAGAACAAAATGCTGAAATTATTGCTCCTATTGCAGAAACCGGGAATGTAGTCTTTGGAATTATCGGCGACCCAAATATATTTTCCACATTTTCAAGACTCTGTGTTGTCATTAGGGAAAAACATCCAAACATTCAGATCAGTACAGTTCCTGGTGTTAGTTCTATTACAGCGCTTACATCAGTAACTGGCATACCTATCAACGGTGGTTTTTCAGTATCTGATGGAAGTTCTGATTCGGTGCGAATCCAGATGAAAGTCCGGCGTCCGCGTGAAACTGCAGAACGACTGAAAAAACAAGGATATCATCGGTTTGTTCTTGTAGAGCGGATGTATATGGAAGGAATGAAGATCTGGAGAGATGATCTTCCTGATGAAAGCAACTACTTCTCACTTCTGTTTGCGGAGAAGGCTCTATGAATTCAGTATGGTTTGTTGGTGCAGGACCGGGTGATCCTGATCTAATAACAGTAAAAGGAAATAATCTGATTAGTTCAGCTGATCTCCTGATCTATGCAGGCTCTCTCGTAAACCCGGAATTAGTAAGGAGATCCTCCGCATCGGAAAAATATGACAGCAATGGAATGTCACTAGAAGAGATGACTCCTCTAATGGTTCAGGCTGTCCGTGATGGGAAAAAAGTAGTAAGGCTTCATTCAGGAGATCCTGCTCTTTATGGTGCAATAATAGAACAGATGGAACTTCTTAAGAAAGAAGGAATATCTTTCGAGGTCGTCCCTGGTGTTTCATCTCTATTTGGGGCTGCTGCCGCGCTACAGACTCAACTTACCCTACGTGGTGTTTCTGAGTCTGTTATCATCACAAGGCCAGCAGGAAAGACTCTTGAGCACGATCATATTACAGAATATTCGCAGCATCATGAGACGATGGCAATATTTCTCGGATCAGATCGTCTGGCTGAAGTAGTTGCAAAAATATCACATCCACCTGCGACACCAGCTGTGGTCATCTATCATGCTACCTGGCCTGATCAGAAGATTATCAGGGGAACTGTTGGAACCATCGCGCAACAGGCAAAGGATGCTGGTATTTGCCGGTCAGCACTCCTGTTAATTGGTGATGTTTTTGGTGATGAACTTCCCGGACATGTCAGATCTGAATTGTATTCATGACTGGGACTATCGTTACTGCTCTTCCTTACTTTTCAGATCCTGCAAAGCGGATTGCTGAGTCAATCAGTGGAACTTTTGTGCCATATCACGACTCAGTTTTTACTGAAGTTATTGGGTCAGCAGATCGGATTGTAGCTCTGATGGCAACCGGGATTGTGGTGCGAAAGATTGCTCCACTTCTTACTGACAAATGGCGTGATCCAGCCATTGTGGTAATAAGCCCTGATCTGAAGTATGCTATTCCAATATCGGGGGGTCATCATGGTGCAAACGATCTTGCATATGACCTTGAAGAGAAACTAGGTTTTATCCCTGTTATCACAACAGCAACAGAATCAACCGGAAGAGATTCGGCAGAGGGTATTGCCAGGGAGAAATGCCTTCGCATTGTAAACCCTGCTTCAACACGGAGATCGAATGCAGCAGTCCTTGAGGGTATTGCGGGTATTTATTCTGTTGAAGGGCCTGGGATGGTCATCGCTGGAAGTGGCGTTTCATTTCTTGTATCCGATGCCCCTTGCACAGCGGGCATAGGGTGCCGGAAAGGAACACCTTCTCACGAAATAACTGATGCCATTGATACAGCTTTACAATCGGTTTCATTGACGCGGGCTGATGTCAGTATTTATGCAACAAGTACTCTGAAACTTCATGAACAGGGCTTGACTGAAGCAATTCGTGAGATAGGGGGGAATCTGATATTTCTTGATCATGAAACACTGAACAAAGAATCTGTTCATTCAGTATCGGCAGCTGAACGATTTGGTCTTCCTGGTGTTGCTGAACCGGCTGCCCTGGCAGTATCATACAAAAAAGAACTAATTATGGAGAAAAAAGTTTATGGAAATGTCACGGTTGCCTTCGCCCGATAAGTTAGTTACAGGCAGGCTTTATATTGTAGGGATTGGTCCCGGGTCCCCGGAAATGCTAACTCGTCGTGCTGAAAAGGTGATCGCAGAATCAGATGTCGTTATCGGCAATGATTTCTACCTGGATCAGATTTCTCATCTGGTTCAGGGAAAAAATGTCATAAGAAGCAGAATGGGAAAAGAGGTTGATCGAGCAAAGGAGTGTATCAATCTTGCCAAAACCACGAGCGTATCTATGGTGTCCGGTGGCGATCCCGGTGTGTATGGAATGGCAAGCATTGTTCTTGAGGTCCTTGAACATACCGGACTTGCTATTCCTGTAGAGATTGTCCCAGGTATAACTGCCGCAACTGCTGGAGCTGCACGGCTGGGGTCCCCACTATCCGGGGATTTCGCTGTGGTAAGTCTGTCTGATCTCCTCACCCCTCGTGAAGTTATAAAAGCGAGATTATCAGCCCTCTTTTCAGTGAAGATGCCGGTTGTTCTCTATAATCCAAAAAGCAGAACCCGGACTGAACAACTGGGTGAGGCCATTGCCCTTGCATTAGAATATCTCCCCTCTGATACACCTGTAGGCATAGTACGAAATGCGTACCGTGAAGATGAATCAGTTCTCTATACAACCCTCGGAAAAGTCTGGGAAATAGAGGATTTAGTTGATATGCATGCTGTTGTTTTTATTGGTGGAGAGGAGACAAGAATCTGGAAGAGAGGAGAAGATGTCAAAGGAATCATTACACCCCGGGGATATCATCGAAAATACCTATATTGATATTGGCGCTGATACCGAGGAGGGATATGATATATCATCCCGATCCAGGGAGATCGCACGTAATACTATCGGTGATAAGACACCCGAAGACCGAATCAGGCAACGATGTTCCATTGCAGTAGGTGACTTTGCAATGGCTGAACTGATGCGGTTCTGCTATGATCCTGTGTTAGCAGGTCTTACAGCCCTTGCCAAAGGGGTACCCATATTTACTGATATCAGGATGGTAGAGACAGGTATTCAGAAGAAAGGGCATACAAGTCAAGTGCACTGTGTTCTTGATATTCCCGCTGAAACAGAACAGTCTGGTACGATTACCCGGACCTCTGCGGGATTTCTTGCTGCCCGTGATCAACTTGATGGATCTATAATTGTTATTGGTAATGCTCCTTCGGCACTACTGGTTGTATGCGACATGATCAGGGATGGCTGTAAGCCCGCATTGGTAATCGGGACACCGGTCGGTTTTGTAAATGCAGCCGAATCAAAAGAGGTACTCAGAACCATATTGATCCCCTCCATCTCAAATGAAGGAACCCGTGGTGGAACACCCATTGCAGTAGCAGCGTTGAACGAGATCATCACGATGTTTGTTTCCAGGCAGTAATCGGAGAATTGTATGTTCGATCCGGTGAGTGGATTTGTTTATCCTGAATCATGGGTCGATGCCTGTGAGGATCCCAAGGCTCTGGAGGCAGTAGAATCCGGTCTTGCAGTTCTCACCGCAGATGGTAAAATTCTCCACCGAGGTTTTACTACCGGAACCACCGCTGCAGCGGCGGTAAAAGCAGCGATCCTCTCACTGAAGGATCCTGTTTCCGGACTCGTTACAATCCTCACCCCTTCTGGTATCAGGGTCCTGGTGAAGGCAAGTGGTGAGAACGGGCATGGAATATCAGAAAAGTATTCTGGTGACTATCCAGATGATGTCACCGCGGGAATCCGGTTTCACGCCTTTGCTACACTTATAGCAGGGGGCTGTGAGGTTATTACAGGAGATGGAATTGGGAAGTGGGATCGTGAAAACCCCCGTTACCCAAAAGGGTCGCCTGCAATTAGTCCTCCGGCAATGGCTGAGATTCGGGATGCCATGAACGAGGCGTTGAATGAGATTAATCTTTCAGGAGTCAGGGTAATCCTATCTGCTGAAAACGGTTCTTATATTGCATCCCTGACACTTAATGCAAAGGTAGGGGTAAGTGGCGGTATTTCAGTTTTGGGTTCCACAGGTTTTGTTGAGCCATGGGATGATCACCTGGAAGAAACAATGATAAACCGGATTTCCGGTACATCACGGGTTGTTTTGACCACCGGGAGGATTGGTCTCAAATATTCACGACTTCTATTCCCAAGCCATGAAGTAATTCTCATCGGGTCTCGTATTGGTCCCGCATTACACCATGCTCATGGTGACGTAATCCTCTGCGGGCTTCCTGCTCTGATTCTAAAGTTTATTAATCCCGCAATCCTCGAAGGTTCAGGGTTTGGGACAGTTGAAGAGATGATAGGAACATCAGAGTTTGATAAACGGGTGCAGGAGTCGATGTTATGGTTCTGTGCAAAAAAGCCAGGGCTCCGCATTATTCTTCTAGATCGTATAGGGCGGATACTGAAGGAGGCTCCATGAAAATTGTAGGTGTCGGATGCGGCCCAAATCTCCTTACCTGCCAGGCAAAAATGGTTATTAAATCCGCGACTCTCATTTTCGGATCAGAACGGGCTATCGCTCTGGTACAGGATTCAATACCTCCTGAATGCGAAGTGAAAACCATAGAAGATTATCGGGCACTCAAGTCTCTTCCTGATGAAACAGTCCTCTTGTCTACAGGGGATCCTATGTTATCAGGTCTTGGTTATCTCCCAGGTGAGGTTATTCCAGGGATCTCTTCTGTTCAACTTGGGGCAGCACGACTCCATATCCCTCTCACAAATCTCCTGGTACTAACGGCGCATGGCCGTGGCTATGATGAAACAATGCATACCGTCTGCGATGAAGTGAAACGGGATCGCTCACTTTGTTTGATAACAGATCCTGAGTTCAATATTGGAAATCTTGCGGATAGGCTCAATCCATATCCTGATTACCGTCTTGTGATCTGTCAGGATATTGGTTACCCTGAGGAAAAGATCATTAAAGGAACTGTGGATAGTCCTCCTCATGCGACATCTGGGATGTATATCCTGTTTCTTCTACCCTCTGTATAATCTGTTTTTTACAGCGCTTTTGCTATGCAATAAGAATTCTTCAAAAGGGATTGGCCCCTGTGGTGACCTTTGGGCAGTCAACCGGTTGATTCAGGTTTCACAAGGGCCAATGGGGTCTTCATCGAACAATGCCCTCCTACAACAACAGAAGTGATAACCGCATTTGATGGGGGGTGTGAAATGAGGTATTTCACATGTATGCGTCAGGTGTTATTCGGATGGGGGGATGTGTTATCACTACTTTGTCTGCTGCAGAGAGGTGATAAGTAGTCTATTTTTGAGCTATATTAATTTTAGGGCTTGTTGGAAGGCATTTATCAAAACAGGCCAATAATTAGTGCTCAAAGATTAGGCAACCCAAATGTTGTCTAAATTGAAACCTTATCTCTTGTGTAATGGGACAAGATTAAATAAAACGACTGCCTATTATGCTATGTGAAGACTACTACCCGGGTCAAGAAAATTAACGGGCATGACTACTTGTACGAAATAACATATTATTACGACAAGGAAACCCGTAGAACCAGACAAAAAAGCAGGTACCTGGGTAAGTATGTTGATGGAAAACCTGTCCGGGTACGGGAGAAGGCAAAGAACCCTGAACGGGTATATGTATATGGAGAATTGATTCCGTACCTGAATGCAATTCGCTCTCTTGAGCTTCATGAGATTCTGGGAACACATCTGACTGAACATGAGGCACGTATTAGTCTCACACTGGCTATTATCGCTCTTACCTGTCCTGATGCGATCTATAATCCTGGAGCGTGGTTTGAGGGAACAGCTCTCTCCCGCATCTATCCCGGCCTAAAAATATCGTCACAAACCGTCTCTAAATTGCTTAAAAAACTGGGGGAAACTGGCCTCCCAATGGATATATGCCGTTCCTGTATAAGTAAACAGGAAAGTGGTGATAGCAGAGTATATGATCTGATGATCCCTAAACGTCACCATTCCACCTCTTTAAGAAGACAGCAGGTAAATACCCAGTTCTTTGATCAGATCTCACTCTATTATGATTGGAGTATGAGTGTTCCTGCGGCATACTTTCCCCACCCTAAAAACCTGACTGCAACAAGACTGGTAAAAAATGCAGTAGCGGGGATGCATATCTTTCATTATCGCAGCACTACTCTAATCTCTGGCAGAGAGTTTAATTCTTCAATGAATATTTATGGACTCATTTTCAGTGGTACTCCGTTTGTAATTCCCATCAATCCGGATAATGAACTCGTGAGGGAGGAGATAAAACGGCGCCGAAGTGAATTGATGCATCCAAAGAATCTGAAGATATTTCACGGTGAAACACTCTTCGTGGTTCCAATATCCATTCCGGTTGAATCCGTACAGATGCATGGATATGTCTGTTATAGTCCCAGACAGGACGAAGAAGAGAGAAATGAGTACAATGAGGATCTTGAACTCATCCTGGACAGTCTGCACAATACCCCAATTTATAAATGGACCGATCCCGCAGCAGCTGTTCATGATATAGCGGGAAGATATGAGCCATTTATTCAGTGGAAAGTTGAGGAAGGACGGCTCCATGTTAGTATCAAGCAGAAGGCTGTGTCACGCCAGCTTCGCGATGGAGGGATATCTGTTATCCTATATGGTGGGGGAGATTTTCAATGGGATCAATGCATGCAATGGACCAGTGAACAAAAAGAAGATGAACTATTTTTTGGCACTGTTATTAGCAGCCTTCAGATTTATCCCCACACAGTAGATGCTGATATGATTAGGCAGGGTCTTTTTTTCATTGCATACATCAGCCTGATGCTTAAACGGTGGGTTGAACGACAGTTTGAATCTGCGGGCCTTCTGAGTGTGTCAAGTGTCCAGAAGATCATGATTGATCTCGCCAAAATCCGTCTTATTGGGTTAGGCAATGACCGTACTGTTGTTACTGGGTTGCATTCAAGGCAGCACGATATCCTTGAATGTCTAAAATGGCCTGCAGATCTTCAGGCTTGAACCCTCCACGATGAGCCATATCAATCGATTTCGGTTGATCGTGGAATTCAGTATTTAGGCCTATATTTCTTCCTTTACTTCAATAATAATAGGTATTAGGCTTGTCAATAATCCATCCCTGTTGATTTTTTGCTAAATGGTCTGTTAATTTAAGGTAATCCTTGAAGATAATGCCAATTAATCAGATTTTATTCTGCAATCGTTATGATCCCGTTGTTTATACTGAGAAGCCCTTCTTTGACCATACCTGCAATTATTCGTCTTATTCTCTGCGTATCCTCTTCGGAATTTTTTATTATTTCCTCAAGGGGTGAACTTTTTGTAGCAAGCAGTCTTTTAAGAAGAGAACTTCTGATTTGGCGATCTGACCCTTCAAACACTGATTGTCTGGAATAATGGTGGCTTTTTCTGTTTGGGTTTTCAATCCTCCCGGCAAGCCAGGTACCGTAGTCCATAAGAGCATAATACCAGTCGCGGGGATTCTCATGATCAAGCGTTCTCTCTACAAGGGGACGAATTTCTGAATCCGCAATCTTTTCCCTATCAACAAAAAAATGATGAATAAACACTCGTCTGATATTGGTTTCAATAAAAACAACAGGTTTGTTGAAGGCAAAAGCAGTAATTGAACCAGCGGTAGCGCTGCCTATTCCGGGAAATGTTACCAGTATTTCTGGATCTGTGGGGAGCGCACCGTTCCAGTCGTTCACTACCGAACGCGCGAGTCCATGAAGATACTTTGCCCTTCTATTATACCCAAGGCCCTGCCATGCTTCCATTACATCTGTCAGAGAAGCATCAGCGAGAGATATAAAATTCGGGAACCTGTTAATGAAAAGAGGGAATTTTTCTATCACTCTCGAAACCTGGGTCTGTTGAAGCATGATTTCAGATACTACGACCCTATATTGGGTTATCTCATCGCGCCATGGCATGGGGCGCCTCATTCTAGTGTAAAACTCATGGATAAGATTAATAAACGCTTCTAGATCATCAGGATCAGAGCCTTGGAAGGTATGGGCGACACCGGTTTCGAGTTGATGCTGAGTCAATGGATATATCCTCCCATATCACTGAAAGAATCACATCAAAGATGGAGACTTCATCTCCTCCTGAAAAGTTCTTCCAGTTTAGACCTTGTGAATGAGATGATAGTGGGTCTTCCATGTGGGCAGGTATATGGTTCAGAGGTGCGGGAGAGCTGACTGATGATCTCCTCTCCCTGTTCTGGTGTAAGGATGACTCCTGCCTTTACTGCGCCACGGCAGGCAACCATCCGGGAGACAGATTCACTCATCCTGTTCTCCTGTCCTCCAACAAGAGCACTGGAGATGATCTCCTTGATTGCATCCGGATCCTCACATCGTCCGAGTACAACCGGAACACTTCTCACGCACCAGGTATCTTTCCCAAACGGTTCAAGATGAAACCCTTCCTTTTCGAGATCTGATCTGATCTCGCTGAGAAGATGGACTTCTGATGTGCTTAACTGAAGGACGATGGGAACGAGCAACTCCTGTGAGAGGGTTCCCTCTTTCTGTTCCCTTTTTAATTGGTCATATCTGATCCGTTCGTGTGCTGCATGTTGATCGATGAGGATCAGATCACCGGAACTATTTGAGGCAAGAAGGTAGGTTGCAGCAACCTGCCCGATATATTTTAGAGGGGGGAACAGTGATTCC
Protein-coding regions in this window:
- a CDS encoding HhH-GPD family protein → MTQHQLETGVAHTFQGSDPDDLEAFINLIHEFYTRMRRPMPWRDEITQYRVVVSEIMLQQTQVSRVIEKFPLFINRFPNFISLADASLTDVMEAWQGLGYNRRAKYLHGLARSVVNDWNGALPTDPEILVTFPGIGSATAGSITAFAFNKPVVFIETNIRRVFIHHFFVDREKIADSEIRPLVERTLDHENPRDWYYALMDYGTWLAGRIENPNRKSHHYSRQSVFEGSDRQIRSSLLKRLLATKSSPLEEIIKNSEEDTQRIRRIIAGMVKEGLLSINNGIITIAE
- the cbiG gene encoding cobalt-precorrin 5A hydrolase, yielding MTGTIVTALPYFSDPAKRIAESISGTFVPYHDSVFTEVIGSADRIVALMATGIVVRKIAPLLTDKWRDPAIVVISPDLKYAIPISGGHHGANDLAYDLEEKLGFIPVITTATESTGRDSAEGIAREKCLRIVNPASTRRSNAAVLEGIAGIYSVEGPGMVIAGSGVSFLVSDAPCTAGIGCRKGTPSHEITDAIDTALQSVSLTRADVSIYATSTLKLHEQGLTEAIREIGGNLIFLDHETLNKESVHSVSAAERFGLPGVAEPAALAVSYKKELIMEKKVYGNVTVAFAR
- the eif1A gene encoding translation initiation factor eIF-1A; this translates as MTEDFDFRDNSSDSEEIIRARLPNERNREIFAIAELMMGANHIRVKCVDGVSRLGRIKGKIKKKVWIREGDILIVIPWNFQDDKADIIYRYTRPQVEWLKKNGYL
- the cobM gene encoding precorrin-4 C(11)-methyltransferase, producing MNSVWFVGAGPGDPDLITVKGNNLISSADLLIYAGSLVNPELVRRSSASEKYDSNGMSLEEMTPLMVQAVRDGKKVVRLHSGDPALYGAIIEQMELLKKEGISFEVVPGVSSLFGAAAALQTQLTLRGVSESVIITRPAGKTLEHDHITEYSQHHETMAIFLGSDRLAEVVAKISHPPATPAVVIYHATWPDQKIIRGTVGTIAQQAKDAGICRSALLLIGDVFGDELPGHVRSELYS
- a CDS encoding bifunctional cobalt-precorrin-7 (C(5))-methyltransferase/cobalt-precorrin-6B (C(15))-methyltransferase, which translates into the protein MNIDTPTKPPSGGPTKDEILAISLFKLNLSPCDIFADLGCGTGRISREVAPLVKQVLAVDKRAEACKWTEKEAHASGISNMSVFNDDNRTFLSTIDHLDSAFVGGSQGLEEVIDALAKLKVRSLVINAVMLETANTAVSYLKKHGMFREIIMAQISRSYSIGSGIMFKPIDPVFIICGGF
- a CDS encoding precorrin-8X methylmutase, whose amino-acid sequence is MSKESLHPGDIIENTYIDIGADTEEGYDISSRSREIARNTIGDKTPEDRIRQRCSIAVGDFAMAELMRFCYDPVLAGLTALAKGVPIFTDIRMVETGIQKKGHTSQVHCVLDIPAETEQSGTITRTSAGFLAARDQLDGSIIVIGNAPSALLVVCDMIRDGCKPALVIGTPVGFVNAAESKEVLRTILIPSISNEGTRGGTPIAVAALNEIITMFVSRQ
- the cobJ gene encoding precorrin-3B C(17)-methyltransferase; translation: MSRLPSPDKLVTGRLYIVGIGPGSPEMLTRRAEKVIAESDVVIGNDFYLDQISHLVQGKNVIRSRMGKEVDRAKECINLAKTTSVSMVSGGDPGVYGMASIVLEVLEHTGLAIPVEIVPGITAATAGAARLGSPLSGDFAVVSLSDLLTPREVIKARLSALFSVKMPVVLYNPKSRTRTEQLGEAIALALEYLPSDTPVGIVRNAYREDESVLYTTLGKVWEIEDLVDMHAVVFIGGEETRIWKRGEDVKGIITPRGYHRKYLY
- a CDS encoding cobalt-precorrin-7 (C(5))-methyltransferase; translation: MKIVGVGCGPNLLTCQAKMVIKSATLIFGSERAIALVQDSIPPECEVKTIEDYRALKSLPDETVLLSTGDPMLSGLGYLPGEVIPGISSVQLGAARLHIPLTNLLVLTAHGRGYDETMHTVCDEVKRDRSLCLITDPEFNIGNLADRLNPYPDYRLVICQDIGYPEEKIIKGTVDSPPHATSGMYILFLLPSV
- a CDS encoding cobalt-precorrin-5B (C(1))-methyltransferase, whose amino-acid sequence is MFDPVSGFVYPESWVDACEDPKALEAVESGLAVLTADGKILHRGFTTGTTAAAAVKAAILSLKDPVSGLVTILTPSGIRVLVKASGENGHGISEKYSGDYPDDVTAGIRFHAFATLIAGGCEVITGDGIGKWDRENPRYPKGSPAISPPAMAEIRDAMNEALNEINLSGVRVILSAENGSYIASLTLNAKVGVSGGISVLGSTGFVEPWDDHLEETMINRISGTSRVVLTTGRIGLKYSRLLFPSHEVILIGSRIGPALHHAHGDVILCGLPALILKFINPAILEGSGFGTVEEMIGTSEFDKRVQESMLWFCAKKPGLRIILLDRIGRILKEAP
- a CDS encoding cobalt-factor II C(20)-methyltransferase is translated as MLTAVGLGPGDPELLTLSAVRHLREADRVFVPGGIARNLVEPYCTPVELSFPMSHDETAISKQIEQNAEIIAPIAETGNVVFGIIGDPNIFSTFSRLCVVIREKHPNIQISTVPGVSSITALTSVTGIPINGGFSVSDGSSDSVRIQMKVRRPRETAERLKKQGYHRFVLVERMYMEGMKIWRDDLPDESNYFSLLFAEKAL